The Dehalococcoidia bacterium DNA window GCGCCGCACGCCCTCTATCCTAGCGCGAGTGAGCCGCGGCGGGGGCGTGTATAGTCAGTGCCGCGGGCTCCCTCAGGGAGCAGAGCGCGAGAGGAGACGCGATGACCACTCCAGAAACCGGCGCCGCGGCGTCACGGCTGCTGGTGCAGCCCGCGGCCGAGGTCGCCGAGCGGCAGTCGCGCGGCGAGCTGCGCGTGCGCCAGATTTTCCAGGCCGAGACGGCCGGCTTCGAAAGCTCGCTCTCATTCGTGCTCTGGAACCGCATTCCCGCCGGCGGCGCCAACGAGCTGCACGTGCACGAGGACATCGAGAAGGTCTACTACTTCCTCCAGGGTCAGGGCG harbors:
- a CDS encoding cupin domain-containing protein — encoded protein: MTTPETGAAASRLLVQPAAEVAERQSRGELRVRQIFQAETAGFESSLSFVLWNRIPAGGANELHVHEDIEKVYYFLQGQGEVACGPWQRGVNAGDFLFFPAAIPHMVRNTGMEDLQFVVVAAKTMGTPRGLDGAPAAGD